The nucleotide window AATATACAAGATAACTGTGTTGATTGCTTAATTTTACCGACATGAAATATATATATCCTCGCCATCAACCTCCTACGACCTCGCCACGAAGCGTGGGCTCCAATCTTCACTAGCAACCTCCTACGACCCACCGCAAAGCACACACTCCAATTCTCACCAGCAACCTCCTACAAGGCTACAACCGCCGCGAAACGCAGGCTCGAATACTAGTTAAAATACAAAGTACTTTatagaattaaaaaaaacatatgtaTTGTGACAAACACAGAGTTCAATGGAGACCAGCCAAGACCATAGATGCATGCATGGGTAAACCCACATGGACCACATTACTCAACACTTGTCTGATCACTAGCCTTCCACTACAACACCTTTCTGTTCTGACCTTTGACGGACTAAAAAGCCAATCTTTCAAACATGAGGGGCTTTAAAGAAACACCTCACCTCAGCTATAAATAAATGACCCATCTCTTTTGTAGTCTGTCTCATCAAAAAGCATAGTAACCAACAAATAACAATGGCTGGTAAAATTACAGTAATGCCCTTTCACACAGTTGCAGTGAGTGTGGGTGTGTTGGTGGTGATGGCACTGCATTTGCAGGGTttagaagcacaacaacagccaTTGGTGAAGGGGCTTTCTTGGAAATACTATGAAAGTAGCTGTCCAAAATTGGAATCAATAATTAGGAAGCAAATGGAGAAGGTGATCAAGAAGGATGTTGGTCTTGCTGCTGCTCTCTTGAGAGTTCATTTTCATGATTGTTTTGTTCAGGTATAAATTAACCTTTAACttttaatattttacaatttaaaTAAAGGTCACTGAATCTTTTAAAGCCAAGTTTAAAGTTTAGTCGCTGTGGTTTggaccattttgccagtttaatcTAAAGGTTTCATTCTTCGTCTGTGGGTCTGTCATTTTAATCcactggttaacttcatccattttttctgttaacaagaagggcaattcggtcattttatatgtaattctgttaactagaagagcaattcggccatacaaaatgaccgaattgtcttTCTCgataacagaaaaaatggatgaagttaacccagtggactaaaatggtaacggTGAAAACTTTTTGGACTCGCaaacgaaaaatgaaacctttggactaaactggcaaaatggaccaaaccacagggattaaaatgacatttaactcgaAATACAAAGTCTCCTAAAAATAATAAGTTGTAAAAAGGGTATCAAATGGACTCTGATTGACTTCATCCAAGCAGCATGGAACCGTCTCATCAAACTCTACGatatgagattttaggttttcactTTAGGATTTATAGTTTGCAGATTTTAGAATATTTGTTTATGTTACTGTGTCTTTTCTATATTTgcgtcattgtgtctttttttctcgacattatattatattttgctCGATGTTATCTTATATTTTAAGATCGTGTCTCTGTATACTTCTTAGATTAAAAGACTTTATAGAATAATTTTATTTTACCCAATAAGATATATATCTGATAAAAGTTAATTTGTCACACACTTTCGAGTACAAAAATAATCAAACGTGTTGGTatactttttatctttaaaaGCACGTTGATGTAAAAGTAAATCTAAACTTTAATGATAACTCATGAACAAAAACGGGTCACCTTTGTAAGTGGAAATAATAGTAAGTTGGCCGATGACTCATTACACATTACACATGttgatataatatttttaataattaataattgatTTCCGCGTATTTGGGGTGTAGAAGAGTTGATTTGTTCGTGAGCTACTCGAGATTGAATCACTAAAAACACGAAAGGACCCGAGCTAAAACGAGCTTGGGCCTAAATAAAAGTTTACTTATTAAATGAGCCTAGATTTTTCGTCTAGGCTTAACTAAGCTCGCAAAcctattatttataaaaaaaaatacaaaattctagtttttatataataaatattattataaaCAAATTATGATAATTTAACTAAATAACATATACTGTGTATTATATACAAAGTAactattataaatatatatataaaaataactagatattttttttttgatagagaatttttttttttacggtttCAATATTATTTACTAGATATTTATaatgaataaaataataaatgaGTCGAGCTCTAGCTTAGAAAAAATAACGAAACAAGCTCGCTCTTTAGACATAGAGCTTGAAGCTTACCAATCTCCCATAGACTCACAAACTAAGCTTGAATTTAAGCGGGTTCGGGCTCATTTCAGCTCGACTCATTGATACCCTTATTCCCTTATTCCCTTAAGACCATCGCATCTCATCATCAAGTATATATATAATGAAATGTGGGGTTTTTCTTTTGCTTAACATAATGACTAAAGGTTCCTAAGAAGGCATCCCGATAGTTAAGTAATGTACTTCACAATTAAAGGTTGAGAGTTTAAATGCAGGTGTGGTGAATCTATACTCGAAAATGTTGTTCAATAAACCCTTGATGATTAAAGGATAAATCAAACCCCCTTTTTTGGAAGGCAAAATTCTATTGAAACTCTAGCGAGGCGCTAGAACAAAACACATACAACCAGAGATTAGGCTCTTGTTCTCCTTCAAGCGTAATATGATTTTAATGAAACctaaatgtttttggattttataaaacGATTTTAGGGGATGATATTGTAATATGTTACTAATTAAGGAAACCTGGAAACAGGAACTATTCCTAAGGCTCGACGCAAATTGTTATATTAGTATAATGTTTATTTTCGTAGATTTGATGTTAGTTTAATTGTTAACATTTAACAGGGCTGTGATGGTTCGGTTTTGTTGGATGGATCAGCAAGCGGACCAGTTGATAGCGAGAAAACGGCACCACCAAACCTAAGTTTAAGGGGTTTTGATGTCATTGAGGATCTTCGTCGTAGAGTTCACAAACAATGTGGTGCGCGTAGTGTCTCGTGTTCTGATATTACTGCTATAGTTGCGCGCGACGCTATTGTCTTGGTAAATCCTCTTATACATCTTTCTTCAATGTTTTTTATAAACGGATTGGCCGTCAAATCATCTGTTTACTAGTTCACTGGTCATACCAGTCTTAAAAACCAGATGATGttataaacatttttaaattaaataCACACGTATTAACTATATGAAACTACTTTATAATTTTGTAAGTTAGAATATAAACAAAACACGAAGTTTGAAGTTGTAAATGAATCGGTAAATGAGTtctaaaagattttttttattcaGTCCAGTTCGTTGGTACATCCGGTGCAAATGCACTCAACTGAATCGGTTATGTAATGGTTTTTGTTCTGACCGATCGGTCCAAGtttgaaaactttttttttttcatagatTTAAAACTTACTTACATGTTTATGTACATTAACATGTATTTGTATGTTATGTTGTACTTTTATTAGACCGGTGGTCCAGACTATAGCGTTCCTCTGGGTCGAAGAGATGGACTCTCATTCGCCACAAGAAACGCAACACTTGCCAATCTTCCATCACCGTTTGTCGGGACAGACTCGCTACTAACCTCCCTTGCCGCCAAAAACTTTGACGCCACCGATGTTGTAGCCCTATCAGGGGCCCACACCATCGGTGTCGCCCATTGCCCATCCTTCACGCGACGACTTTACCCTACACAAGATGCGACCATGGATAAAACCCTAGCCAACACCCTCAAAGGCGTTTGCCCAACCCAAAACACGAATGCCACAACTTTCTTGGACCTTCGGTCTCCAAACGTGTTCGATAACAAGTACTTTGTCGATCTAATGAACAAACAAGGAATCCTAACATCTGACCAAGATCTTTACACCGACAAACGAACCCGAGAGATTGTCAAGAGCTTCGCAGTCAACCAAACATTATTTTTCGAGAAATTCGTCAACGTCATGGTGAAGATGGGCCAAATGCAGGTTTTGACCGGCACAAAAGGTGAAATCCGCAACACTTGCAATAAGCGAAACTCAAACGAATTAGTCATATCAAACATTGTCGAGGACCACAACACGGACGGTGTCGAGAACCTCTAAGCTAGTTAGGAACTTAGGATGTTATCCTTTCATGTTTGTGCTATAATGTATGTCAGTATGTGCACTTTGCTTTGTGTAACTCTGTTGTTGAGCAATAAAGATGAATtctaaaacaaaatatataatcaTATATGAGCAAATTATTGTAAATTTGTAATGTAACTGTCTCATGCAAAAACATAATTACAAATCTCTCAAAATTATTATATTCATAAaccaaattataaattataaactcATGAATATCAAATTCGAATTCGATATCGAAAATTTCGATCATACTGCAAGTGAAAGATCTCCAATTTCAAGCTGTGTAGCAATTTCTTCCAACTGCTTCTTCACACTCATATCAATCAATTTAGATCCAGAATTTCCATACCTGATTGTAAAACCGGCAACTAACGACTCATCAATAACCGTTTTCACTCGCACATTCTTCGCTCCGGTGAGTTTCTGCACCTGTTTTGCAATCTGAGCCAGATGCTGTTCTTCAAGCTTCACAACCGACGATACAACAGCAAGTTCAGTTTCAGTTAATTTGTTGTAAACAAGTTCAAACTCCTTAACAATCTCCTTAATCAGATCTATCCGTTTGCTCTCGATTAATATGTTGAGGAAGTTGCAGACGTGAATCTGAAGCTTACCTGACGCGGTGACGTCATCGATGAGTGCGCGTTTCTGTTCGAGGCTTACGATAGGGCTAGTGAAGTAGTTGAAGTTTGTTGAATCGGAAAACAGTTTATCGACCAGATCTAGGTCTTTGACAGTCGCTTCTAGCGTTCCGTTTGCAACGGCTACTTCTGCTAGTGCTGCGGCGTAGCTTCCGGCGGCGGAATCCGCCATTTTTGCGCTCGAAGCGCCTCCGCCGCGGCGTGAGGTTCCGGCGAGCTTGATTGAGAGGTTTTGGAGACGTAAACCACCGGAAAACGAGAGTTTTTCTGGATTGACGAAGGTTATACGGAGTGACGGAGTGCGTTGGAATGTGATCGGAGTTTGTTGAAGAGCGGCGGTGGTGGCGGTTGCTGCCATTTTGACCGGCGGTTAGAGAGGATAACGGAATTGGATGAAATGAGTGAAGTTGTTTGTGAGGGGAGGTTTTGGATGAGAATTAACGGTTGAGATTGAGATAGGGGAGTGATCGACGGTGGAGAATGGGGTTGAAAATCAGTGAACAAGGAGACGATGGGAGTTCTATCTTGTAGGAGATAACGAGTGGACACGTGGCAGATTTGCATTAGTTGAAAGATTGTTTGTTTTTCCGCCAAAATGGAGATAGGGCCCGGGGTtggttttttctttatttttttttgagttaacttccattttcgtccctgtggtttggtcactttggccatttcagtccatttttcaaaaaatgcgccattttcgtcccccacgttctggaaaggtgtcatttcagtccaaaaatcataacccagttaagtcagttagtaaataaggactgattgtgtaaatttgtaacataaaggaccatttaagtaaatattaaacaccaccaccactagccctgccaccaccaccactccgctgccaccaccaccgccaccacagcactgccaccaccaccactccgctgccaccaccaccaccaccgccaccacagccctgccaccaccaccacagccctgccaccaccgccaccacagccggTTCATCATCATATCAGACTAGAGAGGGAGAaagtcggagagagagagagagagagagataacgaGGCGGGAGAGAGAACCGGCGACGGTGGGGCTGCTTTCcccagatgatgacgatgatgacgttgatggtggtggttccgGCGGGCGGCGGTGGTGACCATGCTACTGTTCATCGTCTTCCCCAAAACGGTCAACAGAAGTCAAACGGCCTAATTCTCGATCAATACCGGATAATATTCAAATTAAACTTGCAGAAACATTGTACAAGTATAAACATACCGATTGGGTGATTAAAACCGATCCGGTATCGCGTGCAACGGCGTGGCGACAGTCTCCGGCGACGGGTATTCCGGCGAGACTTGCAGACGATGAACAAAGGGTATTTTCGAAGGGGTAAAGGATTTTGAAGGGTGTGAGAGTTTCGTATGGGTTCAGGGACTCTAAATAACACAACAATTTGACACTTAATCGACAAACTTCTGTGGATTAATTCCACtttgaattttttataaaaactccgATTTCACGTGGTGTCGGGCATGCTTATTGAACAATTACAAAGCGTGGGGAGTTGTTTACGATCTATGagagtggtggtggcagcggagcggtggtggtggcagggctgtggtggcggtggtggcagggctgtggtggtggtggcagggctgtggtggcggtggtggtggtggcagcggagtggtggtggtggcagggctgtggtggcggtggtggtggtggtggcagcggagtggtggtggtggcagcgctGTGGTGGCgctggtggcggtggtggtggtggtggcagcggagtggtggtggtggcagggctagtggtggtggtgtttaatatttacttaaatggtcctttatgttacaaatttacacaatcagtccttatttactaactgacttaactgggttatgatttttggactgaaatggcacctttccagaacgtgggggacgaaaatggcgcatttttgaaaaatggactgaaatggccaaagtgaccaaaccacagggacgaaaatgacagttaactctttttttaataaactttcattttggtccatgtggtttgggcacttttaacgttttagtccaaatcttaaactttttaaatctgggtctcTATGGTtcacttttgttgccattttagtccaaaagttaAATTTGGCTAGATTCCTCAACTAAAATCCTGATATTTTGTCTTTATccttaggggtattttagtcatttttgttttattgtagagtaaactgcaattttaccccccgaggttaggggtcattggcatgtctacccccctaaggaaataattgcaattttaccccccactgtttgctgttatgttgcaaccttaccccccgacctcaaatttgttgactaatctgttgactataacttgaaatgactataatgccctttcatattaccccctgtGTTTTGTGCACTCTTGTGATATTACCCcctgccaccgccattcaccaccacaaccaccactgccacctccagccaccaccctcaaccaccactgccaccgccagccaccaccctcaacacaggggtaatatgaaagggcattatagtcatttcaagttatagttaacagatctgttaacaaAATTGACGCCGAGGTAAACTTGCGACATAACACcaaacgttggggggtaaaattgcaattatttcgttaggggggtcagagtgccaattggcctaaaccccagggggtaaaattacAGTTTACTCTAATTTTTTTCTTGATATTATTTTTGTTTACTTGAACCATTCGGGTTTTGTTTTCATAATAGTTGTTTttaaatcatatatttttttatatagatGATCCGTTTGCTtcttttcatgttttttttttgaaagacaaagactaaggctggcaaatcgtgtcttaacatgtttaataggtttctgacggcgcgcacaacataagtttcaaacatgattacgactcgtttaactactttctacctcatgtttataaaacagttttatgttttatgtataAAGATTAATAAATGATAGATCCtaacattgtaattttaattatttaaaaaatttaaaaagtcaAAGGGTGTATTTTTTTAGTCAAACATGTCTAATCGTGTTTTAACTGGTATCCAATTGCCAGCCCCTGGCAAACCAAATTTTATTTCACAACTTCTGGGCAACCAACTCTTAACAAGAAGGGCACCAATACATATACACACCAAGTTTTTACAGTCATACACCAAAGCTATTAACTCAAGATTACACCAATTTTCCCACAAAATACTAGCTTGTTTGACTCTATTTTTCATATTAGTTGCTAATTGCTATTGATATTCATTTTGTTCCTTTTTGAGAAACAATAATGGTGTTAAACATCCTGTGTAACCTATGGCAAGCGGGTCATATTGTGTCATTCGTTTTGCCGAAGTGTTtatataatcaagttaaacatgTCATGTCGTAAATAACACATTCATGTTAGTGTTCCAGTAAATTACAAAATTAATTAGTTAGAGATATGTTGTTCGGGTTTAATAGTCGTGTTAACATGTGTTGATTGTGTTTGACCTGTTTAACATAATATAACTTGTTATGTTGGCTATTCCAAAGGATGAGCAAAAGTGACCAGGAATATATGCATATAAGCAACTTTTTTAGTAGATTTAATCTTTCAACTTTTGGCTCATCACATTTCCCCTcaagtgggctaaattctaaaccatgAAAAATAATCTGTACATGGGCCTATATTGGAAGTGGTATCTGTTtactatataaaaaaataacatatacgtatcgatttttttttttttaaatcatatgcCCCTCAAAATCGCGGGCCTTGTGTGGAGGTCCTCTACGCACACCATCAAAGCCTCCCATGAGAGTAATGATAATTTACAATTTTCATGACTGAGTCTTCTAACAGTTTCTCAAATTTCCTTTCAACATCAAAATAATTTCTAGATAATAATAGTTTCACTTTATTTTGTCAATACTTCTTTATGTGTGAATAAACAATTTTCAACCAAAAGGGTGGCTGTAATTAAATATCTAATTAATCACAAGCgcaacttgcatttgtttatgtGTGTTTAATAACGAAATATGAAAAGTGTGGTCCATTTTATGTGTGTTTACTGTTTAGTAACGAAATATGAAAAGTGTGGTCCATTTCTAGGTTACCATGAAAAAGAAGAATAAACAAAAATGATACGAATAACAAAACCCATGTTTTGTGCTCATGAGTACACTAACACAACATTATTTTACTAGACGGTACGAACGTATAGAACTTATCATAAAGAACATGGCTCACTTGAAAAAAGCTTAGCTCAAAAGAAACTCGCTTATAAATGAGCCGAGCTGAGCCTACTGGTTTAGAACCCTACaaggttagggtaaaatgaaaactcatacgagttgtgagaacttagaaaACTCagccttacaaaaggttttttcaataattttttttaccaaaaatcctaaaaaagcaattttttccaaaaaaaaaattacagcatccgacatctgaatggttaagtgctgaaccagtaagaggtctgaaccattaagagcctgtataatggttaaccgttcagagacaaatgtctgaccaattcaatTTAAAGGTTTTAatcattcagactctgtataatgcttaaccattcagaagcaaatgtctgaaccattcaaacatctgctcgtgaaacaaacagtctgaaccattaagtgctgaatcagtaagaggtgttaactattaagagcctcattaaaaggtaaacaaacagtCCCTAACTTTTTACAacagttgttttttttttttttttttttttttttttttgaacggccaacaaaaacGTTTTATTAATTAGCAAGGAGCTACACCAAAAATATACAAGCCGGCTAGAGCGGCACACCAAACAACCATAAAACAAGAAAAAACAATACAGGACCCTACTCGAATTTAACCGAAATCATCGAATCTTTTCCAGCTCTCCAACGTAATCGCAGCATCCTTTGAACGATTTTTGACCCATAGATAACTCATAACCTTCACTTCCTCCAAAATCTTTGATACCTCTGGATAGGAAccatcaaaaatgagtttgtttctTGCAGCCCAAATACTCCAAAATGTGACATGAACAATGGCCTGGATAATCTTCTTTTTCTTTGTAGAACTTTTCACGAATAAATGCAGATCTAGAATGTCCTTTATGCCAAAGGCAAAAAACACGGGTATTTTGCACCATTGTGTAATAAGAGCCCAAACCGTTTGTGCAAGGTGACATGATACAAATAAATGCTCGCTCGTCTCCGCATAGTCTCCACATATGGCGCACCTATCCGAATTTACTTGAATATTTCTTTGAGCCAAAGCCATCCTCGTGGGAAGACGCTCCTTTTCAGCTCGCCAAGCAACAAAACCCACCTTTTTCGGCACCCACTTATTCCATACGAACGAGTAATGTGGCTGCAGCCTATTACAAATTTTTAATACTGATTTCACACTTCGAACTGAGAATACAGCCGATGTATCTAAGCCCCACCTGAGAACATCCTGATTTTCCGAAATTGAGACCGAAATCAGCAGGTCCGTCAACTCCGAAAATTCAGCAATTTCTTGATCTTGCTCAAAGGGTCTGGTCCAGTCCCAGCTAGTGTGCAGACCCCCACCGACCCGGATGATACGGTCCGATACATAACACATTTTCAGCCGTTCTAAGCTGAAAAGAGTTGGAAATCTGATGTGAAAAGGAGTGTTCCCGATCCATAGGTCCAACCAAAATAACGTATTTGACCCGTTCCCCACGACATTTCTAATGGCTTTGAAGAGATCTATCCCCTTTTGCTGAAGCGAATGATGAATATTGACTATTTGCTTCCATATACCCGGCATAGAAATTTTCGCCGGGATAGCCGACCAAGATCGAGAGTTATGATGTATGGCCCAAATCACTCTCCTCCAAAGTCCTTTGTTTTCAACCTTGAAACGCCACCACCATTTTGCCAACATAGCATGATTTGCATCCTTTAACGAACCAAAACCCAAACCACCGTATTCTATAGGTGCAATAACATTGTCCCAGGCCACCCAGTTCATCTTCGCTTTCTCTTCAGATCCACCCCAAAAAAACACTCTTCTCAATCTATCCAAAGCATCGATCACTTGATTCGGGGCTTTATATAAGGAGAAGAAGTATGTTGGAAGTGCATTCAACACCGACTTTAGAAGTGTGACCCTACCTCCATAAGAGAGTTGTTTCGCTTTCCAAATAGCTAGCCTGTTCTTGAATAAATCAATAATGGGCTTCCAATTTTTAACTAAGTTCATATTTGCACCAACCACCAAACCCAAATGCTTAAACGGAAAACTGCCAGACTTGCACCCAAGGAACGTTGCCATGCTTTGAACCTCATGTTGATTTATACCCACCCCGTAAACACTACTTTTGGCAAGATTCACTTTCAAGCCCGATGCCAAGTAGAAGCATCTAAGAATGCGCCTTAGGTTGCTAGCATTTTCCGTCGACCATTCCCCAAGAAAGATTACATCATCGGCATATAAAAAATGAGAGATCACCGGTCCGTCGTTAGTACACTTGATACCCTTAAAAAGATTGACCATTGTGGCTTGTTTCATAACCCCGGTTAAGGCCTCCATAGCAATGACGAAAAGGAAAGGCGAAAGTGGATCACCTTGTCGAAGGCCCCGTGTGCATTCGAATTCCATTGTCGGGGATCCATTCACCAGAACAGAGGCCCTAGCCGTATTAAGAGTTGTTGAAATCCATTTCCTCCATCGGGCCGGAAAGTTCATTTGTTCCATTATTGAATCGAGGAACTTCCAACTCAAGGAGTCATACGCTTTATTGATATCAACTTTAAAAATCATCCCAACCTTTTTTTTAACCTTCAACCATGAGACAATTTCATTGAGAATAAGAGGCCCATCCATAATATTTCGTCCCGCCAAGAAAGCCGATTGTTCCTCGGAGATTATTTTCCCCATAATACCTTTAAGACGGTTCACCAAAACCTTCGAGATGACCTTATTAATTACGCCAATAAGGCTTATAGGGCGAAAATCCATAGGAGAAGCTGGATCCTTAACCTTGGGAATCAAGGCTAAAAACGACGATGTGCAACAACTATTTAACGTTCCATCTGCGTAAAACTTGTTAAATAGAGCAATAAAATCATTTTGAAACCCTTCCCAAAATCTTTTAATAAACTTAAAATTGAAACCATCCGGCCCGGGCGCCCTATCCCCGTCGCAGTCCCAAACAGCATCCTTTATTTCGATTAGCGAGAACGGAGCTATCAGATGTTCCGCTTCGCCATCCGAAATACTAACCAAATTAGGACATGTAAGTTGTGGACGCACTTCCCACGGTTCAGTGAATTGTTTAGAGAAGAAATCAAAAAAATTTTCTTTTATCTCCCCCGGATTAGAAATCCAACCCCCATTATCATAAATACCATTAATTCTATTGTTTGACAAATTAGAATTAACAACGCTATGAAAAAAGGAGGAATTTTCGTCACCTTCTAGTGCCCATCTCGACCTCGATTTTTGTCTAACATCCATTTGTTTAAGCCTTTCCATTTCTAAGACGAACTGAATGCACTCAGTTCGAGTGTCCAGTTCTTCCTGCCGAAGTGGTCTTGATTCAGCGATGTGTTCTAGATCACCAGTTGTAAGGGGCTGAAAACACCACttcgaattattatttttttatgacCGTCTTTCTAACATTTTAACATAGGGGTGTGAAAAAATAACTGGTGGCAAAACTCGCACAGAGAGATCGAGTTCtttaagttctcacaactcgtatgAGTTTTCTCTTGATCCAAATCCTAAATACGTATACGTGAAACTAGTATAAATATATGAGAGTAATTTGCATTTTTTCACAATAATACAATATCTCTTTAGTTCGTCAACTTCACAATATCCCACAAGATTGCGTGAAACTGGAACCTACCAAATTAGGGTTTAAAATTTGGGACTGTAATAATTAAGCATCTGCATGGTCTATAAAGAGAAATCGGCCATTAAATTCCTACTCATCCTCTTCAATTCAATCTTTAATTTATATCTTATCTTTCCGCTTATAACTAGATCTGTACTCGAAAATGCTATCTCACTTTCAGAGCTGAAGCTGAATCCACTTGAAAAGGTACGGTTAATCACAGTTTATATATGAATGTTATACGTATTGTTCATATATCTGTACTTGAAGTTAATTGTAGCTGcatgaacatgaacttgatcACTCTGAATTACGATTTTAAGATTAATTAGTGCATCCAGTTTGATTTTCATTTTTTCACAAATTCTGATTTTTTTTCCTCAAGTAAGTATTAAGATCTATGCAATATAGTTTGTGAAGAAATCAATTATCGATTTGAATATGGTAGTTTGATCATTGAGATGTGGATTAAAAGCAattgtttttgtttatgttttgatcACCAAGTGTTCGATAAAAGTCCCCAATGAAAGCATTAGCAGTGGGTACTAGTAAACAAGTTCCCACTgtatttgtttttgtttatgttttgatcACCAAGTGTTCGATAAAAATCCCCAATGAAAGCATTAGCAGTGGGTACTAGTAAACAAGTTCCCACTgtatttgtttttgtttattttcacATCACCAAGTGTT belongs to Helianthus annuus cultivar XRQ/B chromosome 5, HanXRQr2.0-SUNRISE, whole genome shotgun sequence and includes:
- the LOC110942325 gene encoding peroxidase 12, with the protein product MAGKITVMPFHTVAVSVGVLVVMALHLQGLEAQQQPLVKGLSWKYYESSCPKLESIIRKQMEKVIKKDVGLAAALLRVHFHDCFVQGCDGSVLLDGSASGPVDSEKTAPPNLSLRGFDVIEDLRRRVHKQCGARSVSCSDITAIVARDAIVLTGGPDYSVPLGRRDGLSFATRNATLANLPSPFVGTDSLLTSLAAKNFDATDVVALSGAHTIGVAHCPSFTRRLYPTQDATMDKTLANTLKGVCPTQNTNATTFLDLRSPNVFDNKYFVDLMNKQGILTSDQDLYTDKRTREIVKSFAVNQTLFFEKFVNVMVKMGQMQVLTGTKGEIRNTCNKRNSNELVISNIVEDHNTDGVENL
- the LOC110942326 gene encoding ATP synthase delta chain, chloroplastic-like gives rise to the protein MAATATTAALQQTPITFQRTPSLRITFVNPEKLSFSGGLRLQNLSIKLAGTSRRGGGASSAKMADSAAGSYAAALAEVAVANGTLEATVKDLDLVDKLFSDSTNFNYFTSPIVSLEQKRALIDDVTASGKLQIHVCNFLNILIESKRIDLIKEIVKEFELVYNKLTETELAVVSSVVKLEEQHLAQIAKQVQKLTGAKNVRVKTVIDESLVAGFTIRYGNSGSKLIDMSVKKQLEEIATQLEIGDLSLAV